One Sediminispirochaeta bajacaliforniensis DSM 16054 genomic window, CGCCCTTGTCCTTCTTTTCATGGATATAAATGCTTTTGTGATTATGATCTGGGGGCTACTCTTCGGTTTCCATCTGCTGCTGCTTGGGTACCTTGTTTGCATGTCGGGATTTTGGCCGAAAATTCTGGGAATTCTGCTTCTTATTGCCGCCATAGGCTATCTCGCCCAAAGTTATGGGCATATTGTGGTGCCTCAGTATGATGACATGCTTGCCAGGATTGTGGTGATACTCTCCATTCCGGGAGAACTGGCATTTACCTTGTGGCTTCTCATCAAGGGGCTAAATGAGAAACAGTGGGAAGAGCGAAGCGGAGATAGCCTTCGATGAATTAATCCTAGGTTTCTCCATCTTGTCCCGGCACGCAGAATCGTACCGGGATCTCACCTTCATGGCACTGCGAAGTCAGAATATGAACGTCGATGCCATAGGTTTTTCGCAGGTTGGATTCCGTAATAACGCTTTCGGCGGAACCGAAGGCAATAAAGTTCCCATTGTTCATCATGGCCACCTTACAGGCATGGAGGAGCGGATGGTTCGGGTGGTGGGTTGTCAAGATGATGGTCAATCCTGCACGGGCAAGCTTATCAATTACCTGTAGAACCAAGGTTTGATTTCGGAAATCAAGGGCCGATGTCGGCTCGTCCATCAGGATGATGTCCGGTCCTTGGGCTATTGTTCTGGCGATGGCGACGAGCTGTCGTTTCCCGCCGCTTATATGGGTGAATTCCCTATCCCGAAGGTGGGGAATCCCGACAGTCTCCAGGGCCTGTTCGGCTATTGCTGTATCGTGTGCACCGGGGGATGAAAACATCTTCAAATGCGGTGCCCTGCCCATTTTAACAACTTCAATAACGGGGTAGGGGAAAGGGGCCCCGTTATCTTGAAACACAAAGCCGATTTTCTGAGCCAGACTTGATGTTCCCATCGTCGAGATCTCCGTTCCGTCTATACGGCAAGATCCTGATTCTAGTGGTAGGAACCCCCTGAGACAGCGTAGTAGGGTCGTCTTTCCGCATCCATTTGCTCCGAGAAGACAGAGAATATCCCCTTTGTCGATTTCGAAATTAAGGTCTTCAAAAATGGTCCGATGCCCATAATCAAATCTGCCTTTGTATAAACCTAGTTTAGGGTTCATGCCTTCTCCTTAGATCTTGTTGCTTTTGGCATGTACTGAAGCATGTGCTAAGACCAGCCACCTCTTGTCTTGCGAATCAGATAGCCGAAAAAGGGAGAACCGATGATGGCGGTGAGAATACCGAGTGGAATCTCGGCCGATGAAACGGTACGGGCAATATCATCCATCGCCAGCAAATAGCATGCGCCTATGATCAACGTTACCGGCAGCAGCACCTTGTGGTCGGGGCCGACCAGCATTCTTCCGATGTGCGGTATCACAAGGCCAACCCAGCCTATAATACCGCTGATGCATACGGAGGCGGCGGTCATTAGGGTAACCGAGAAGATCACGATTGCTTTCAATAGTTCCGTATTGATGCCCAGGGAACTTGCTTCTTCATCACCGAAGGAAAGAATATTGATTCTCCAACGGACAAGAAGCAATAGTGTTATGCCCAGAACAAGAGGGGGAAGGGTCCACACTATATCGTGAGCACTAACGCTATTCAATCCTCCCATCAGCCAGAAAGTTATGGCAGGTAATTTGGAATATGGGTCTGCAACATACTTTGCAACCGAAATCAAGGCACTGAAAAAAGCAGAGACGACAACGCCCGAAAGGACAAGCATGACGACAGGGGTCGTTTTATAGACTCTGCTTAAAAAGTAGGTGGTCATCACCCCCGTAAGCCCGAAACTAAAGGCAAGAAGGCGCACCAAGGCCGGATCTCCCGATATCAATATGGCCAGGGCCGCTCCGAATCCCGCAGCTGCCGATACGCCGAGGATATCCGGGCTAACCAGCGGGTTCCTAAAGATTCCTTGAAAGGCTGCCCCACTGATGGAAAGAGCGCCGCCTACACACATGGCCAGAAATGTTCGGGGCAGCCGTATCTGAAGAACGACGGTGGCATCCGTTACCGACCAGCTTTTATGTATCGGGAAAATGGGTGAAGCAAGTATCTTGATGCAGGTCGTGAACGATATCGGATAGCGTCCCAGCGTCAGAGAAAAAAAGAAGAGTACGATGGGCAGGATGACAAGTAAAGCCCACACGATTTTCTTACGATTTATGGATGTCTGCATAATAGTTTTCACGCGGTACGTGTCTCAATAATATCCTGTGGTCACTTCTGGGGAGTGATGAACGATGCAAACTCGTCATGACTCAGCCTATAGCCATAAAATCGGTAATAGAAATCTTGGGAAAGTTTTTCTATGTCGACATCCCCGAAGCGTTCCGGATAAAGGGTTTTGGCCAGCCAGGTAATACCGAGAATGGCCTCGGGGGCTGGTCTGTCCCACCAGAAGGTGCCGACGGGACAGAGATATACGGCGCCGTCGGTAACGGCCCTGACTCCCTGTAATTGACCGTTGTTCATGACCTCTTCTACAGGAACGAATTGGCCCTCATTGCTACTCAGGATCATTACATCCGGGTTCCAGCCGAGCAGCTGTTCAACGTTGATATCTCTAAGCTTCCCGATGTCATGTGCTACGTTGATGCCGCCGGCGCTGTTGATCAGCGTCTGGCCCCACCATGCACTCCCGTTGGTATGCGTCAGGGAACCGAGAAGATAGTAAACTCGTTTTCGCATCCCCTGCGGTATATCCCCGGTCCTCTCTTGTATTATCTGTAGTTGCCGATCCCAGAATTCAACCAGTTCTTCAGCCTGCTGTTTGTTATTCACTAATTCTCCAATCATCAAGAATTCTCGTTTACTGTCCGATGGGTCATTGGCTCTGCCGGTATAAACCCTGATAACCGGAATTCCTGCCTCGACTATTTTTCGATTCCCCTGTTCTGCTGTGAGGCTTGCAATAACAACATCCGGTTTCAGGTTAAGGATCTCTTCGATGTTTACGTTATTAAACGAACCGGGATCGACGGTTTTTTTGAAACCGGGATACATACGGACAAGGGTCGGAAAACGTAACATTGATGGTTGCCCTACTATTTTTTCAACTCCGCCGAGGGCTGCAATTTCATGGGTGGCACCCCCATAACAGGTGATGACAATTCTATTGACGTTCTTGGGCACGGTGACTTCATTTCCACCCATATCCACAACCGTTTTTGTAAGTGCCTGGGCCTCTGCTCCCTTTTGGGTACAAACGGCAAGTAAAAAAAATGTCAGAGACAGAATCAAGATTTTATATCGATTATCCCCCTGAACTTTCTCTTTCATAGGAAACTCCTTTTCATTGTATTGCGACTGTATAGCGTCTGATAACGAGGCGTTCGGCCGATTTCCCGTAGAAATGATATCCCGAACCTGCCTCTATCAATGTATCCAGAAGTTTATCGGGATCGGTGACGGTGATACCGCCGATACTATCGACTCCCCGACGGAAAAAGGCATCCGGTAGCATGCTTGCCGTCGGCCCTACGAGGGTGATGTTTGCATCGGAACGACAGT contains:
- a CDS encoding ABC transporter ATP-binding protein, whose translation is MNPKLGLYKGRFDYGHRTIFEDLNFEIDKGDILCLLGANGCGKTTLLRCLRGFLPLESGSCRIDGTEISTMGTSSLAQKIGFVFQDNGAPFPYPVIEVVKMGRAPHLKMFSSPGAHDTAIAEQALETVGIPHLRDREFTHISGGKRQLVAIARTIAQGPDIILMDEPTSALDFRNQTLVLQVIDKLARAGLTIILTTHHPNHPLLHACKVAMMNNGNFIAFGSAESVITESNLRKTYGIDVHILTSQCHEGEIPVRFCVPGQDGET
- a CDS encoding ABC transporter substrate-binding protein, with amino-acid sequence MKEKVQGDNRYKILILSLTFFLLAVCTQKGAEAQALTKTVVDMGGNEVTVPKNVNRIVITCYGGATHEIAALGGVEKIVGQPSMLRFPTLVRMYPGFKKTVDPGSFNNVNIEEILNLKPDVVIASLTAEQGNRKIVEAGIPVIRVYTGRANDPSDSKREFLMIGELVNNKQQAEELVEFWDRQLQIIQERTGDIPQGMRKRVYYLLGSLTHTNGSAWWGQTLINSAGGINVAHDIGKLRDINVEQLLGWNPDVMILSSNEGQFVPVEEVMNNGQLQGVRAVTDGAVYLCPVGTFWWDRPAPEAILGITWLAKTLYPERFGDVDIEKLSQDFYYRFYGYRLSHDEFASFITPQK
- a CDS encoding FecCD family ABC transporter permease is translated as MQTSINRKKIVWALLVILPIVLFFFSLTLGRYPISFTTCIKILASPIFPIHKSWSVTDATVVLQIRLPRTFLAMCVGGALSISGAAFQGIFRNPLVSPDILGVSAAAGFGAALAILISGDPALVRLLAFSFGLTGVMTTYFLSRVYKTTPVVMLVLSGVVVSAFFSALISVAKYVADPYSKLPAITFWLMGGLNSVSAHDIVWTLPPLVLGITLLLLVRWRINILSFGDEEASSLGINTELLKAIVIFSVTLMTAASVCISGIIGWVGLVIPHIGRMLVGPDHKVLLPVTLIIGACYLLAMDDIARTVSSAEIPLGILTAIIGSPFFGYLIRKTRGGWS